The proteins below are encoded in one region of Neorhodopirellula lusitana:
- a CDS encoding zf-HC2 domain-containing protein — protein MRSCQEITKLISKSIDHPLPWRTSIAVRMHIILCRLCNAFRRDQLALTDRLAQESERVREAEKDPNIRLSADAKKRLANAIGSRLL, from the coding sequence ATGCGTTCATGCCAAGAAATCACCAAGCTGATCTCCAAGTCAATCGATCATCCACTGCCATGGAGAACTTCGATTGCAGTGCGAATGCACATCATCCTATGCCGACTGTGCAATGCGTTCCGGCGCGACCAACTGGCTTTAACAGACCGTCTAGCTCAAGAAAGCGAACGAGTGCGTGAAGCGGAAAAAGACCCAAACATACGCCTCTCCGCCGATGCCAAAAAACGCTTAGCTAACGCCATCGGATCGCGACTCCTGTAG
- a CDS encoding DUF1559 domain-containing protein, which yields MRQSKKLAFTLVELLVVIAIIGVLVGLLLPAVQAAREAARRMSCSNNFKQIGLAVHNYQSAYRQLPRHSTGTWDDSAANGYDLNDYHNSGTLSVFVGLLPFFEQQAMWESISNPNSRRVDGNTSASIGTPANPWVAMGPGPNQSQYIPWASDIPALRCPSDPGFGLPGLGRTNIAASLGDSWGIRYSSPIRWSGANLAAGESNYDVTSGGRQHQSRYARGVFVYRTDTKFRDILDGLSNTIMMGEITTDLGDNDKRTRPNQTLDLDSAGGYVKACEDAGHIDPARPQFWCDGSNCPVPTPPGSGSGFNDANSSSNRGLNWAWSRLSSTGFQTSTPPNSEYCADKWAEYGGSISASSRHQGGVHVLMGDGAVKFVTDSIEAGNQRAPEVTAGAQSPYGLWGSLGTRASREVISEEI from the coding sequence ATGCGACAGTCGAAGAAATTGGCATTCACACTGGTCGAACTTCTGGTGGTGATTGCCATCATTGGTGTCCTTGTTGGCCTGCTCTTGCCGGCGGTACAGGCGGCACGAGAAGCAGCCAGACGGATGAGTTGTAGTAATAATTTCAAGCAAATTGGCCTCGCAGTTCATAACTACCAATCGGCCTACAGGCAGCTGCCACGTCACAGCACAGGCACATGGGATGACTCAGCGGCCAATGGCTATGATCTCAACGACTACCACAACAGTGGAACGCTCAGCGTATTCGTTGGGCTTCTTCCGTTTTTCGAACAACAAGCAATGTGGGAATCCATTTCGAATCCCAATTCCAGACGAGTGGATGGAAACACCAGTGCGTCCATAGGGACTCCGGCGAACCCTTGGGTCGCGATGGGGCCAGGTCCCAACCAGTCTCAATACATTCCTTGGGCAAGCGATATCCCCGCGTTGCGTTGTCCCTCAGACCCCGGTTTCGGCTTGCCTGGACTAGGTCGCACGAATATTGCCGCAAGCCTCGGAGATAGCTGGGGTATTAGATACAGTAGCCCGATTCGATGGTCGGGAGCGAATCTGGCGGCAGGTGAAAGTAACTACGATGTTACCTCGGGTGGTAGGCAGCATCAAAGCCGGTATGCGCGAGGTGTGTTTGTTTATCGAACCGATACTAAATTCCGTGACATTCTTGATGGTCTGTCGAACACGATCATGATGGGTGAGATTACCACAGACTTGGGCGATAATGATAAACGCACTCGTCCCAATCAAACTCTCGACCTGGACTCGGCGGGAGGTTACGTCAAAGCATGTGAGGATGCTGGGCATATCGATCCAGCTCGACCGCAGTTCTGGTGTGACGGTTCTAATTGCCCAGTTCCTACTCCGCCTGGAAGTGGTTCCGGTTTCAATGACGCCAACAGTAGCAGTAACCGTGGACTGAACTGGGCTTGGTCGCGTCTCTCCTCAACAGGATTCCAGACCAGCACACCACCGAACTCCGAGTACTGCGCTGATAAATGGGCGGAATATGGTGGTTCGATATCCGCGAGCAGTCGCCACCAGGGCGGCGTGCATGTGTTGATGGGTGATGGTGCTGTTAAGTTCGTTACTGACTCGATTGAAGCTGGCAATCAGCGAGCGCCAGAGGTCACCGCGGGTGCCCAGAGCCCCTACGGTCTTTGGGGGTCTTTGGGGACCCGTGCTAGTCGAGAAGTAATCAGCGAAGAGATCTGA
- a CDS encoding FG-GAP-like repeat-containing protein, with protein MVLGDSQNRLHAAMLCILLLMPGIAACSKTEPITDDRVKPSPRIRGETPSVFSKQAAVISVSPEPLHVQIPQLIKVEAYDNARAQLRNLLVADPQNWEAQYWWARVEEADGRLESAVALASEIPVEDPQFGLMSLGMAADLLIRMERYDEGLQRYLQIAKAAPSVALVRRQLASLLNRLGRRQEAIEHLRVLCRLGDITQTELASMLSRQDASITAGAQTGKSLQAQDASDWFGSAAIARDLISRGDPTAALQVLRQACSLEPQARAESHSRGNRLNPTVSPAAVALLGRVAVDLGDDDSLNHWAKLVDSDQRSQADHWYALGVLAIRDGFPPETSAGFLIEAVWQDPTDWVAYGLLENLMNQLGNEQAERSFHHCVLMIKRSIIAANQISEVPADSEDVFERLALSLEQLQRPLEANAWRTLAAYHLSDKRKSLEQLQKRYLELAGSKAAFASSDFVLGSLKRDPNIQQHRGDLLKTLRTSRSQLDSVKSAFGQPIQDNATRQSDSPDVALRWHRAAKSSGIDFRYHNAAQPKMQDFQIYEQFGGGVAALDYDRNGAIDFYFAQSAGTPLQNNGGLPNRLFAQRSQQYSDVTLSAEVDDRGYGLGVAVGDLNQDGFDDLIVCNFGPNTVLINQGDGTFQKVSLGDRWDAESWTCSIAVADIDGDQLPDVVEVNYLDDPNVFEVPALDSGGRYLTFLGPESYRPAIDRILYQQFDQTWVAEELTGAEDAEPGLGVVVADFDGEPGNEIFVANDMRPNQFWQREKEEMVDVAKLQGCAYSGRGGSSASMGIASGDFDGNGKLDLHVTNFYNEPVHLYLQQENHSFVDAVVPANLETESTPVLGFGTAAIDFENDGDLDLAVVNGHIEDLRFRNAPFKMKSQLFSQRDRRFEQRGVSDSDEGEDYFSTPVLGRGLIRTDWNRDGRVDLLATHLDCPAELLENQTQSSGNWLQLQLVGVDCERNAIGASVTVQTELGKKVEWLESGCGYSCSDERVLFFGLGDSRSIQAVSVRWPDGSVQELAACPLNQRALLVQGQSVFVVD; from the coding sequence ATGGTTCTCGGCGATTCGCAAAATCGCCTGCATGCGGCGATGCTCTGTATCTTGTTGTTGATGCCGGGAATCGCCGCGTGTTCGAAGACCGAACCAATCACTGATGATCGTGTTAAGCCATCGCCTCGAATTCGGGGCGAAACGCCATCGGTGTTCTCGAAGCAAGCCGCTGTGATATCAGTGTCTCCAGAACCGCTTCACGTTCAGATCCCCCAGCTCATCAAAGTCGAAGCCTACGACAATGCTCGTGCGCAACTGAGAAATCTCTTAGTTGCTGATCCACAAAACTGGGAAGCTCAATATTGGTGGGCACGAGTCGAAGAAGCCGATGGCAGGCTTGAGTCGGCAGTTGCTTTGGCTTCAGAAATCCCTGTGGAAGATCCTCAATTCGGATTGATGTCCTTGGGAATGGCAGCCGACTTGCTCATACGAATGGAGCGATATGACGAGGGGCTGCAACGCTACTTGCAAATCGCAAAGGCGGCCCCTTCGGTAGCTCTGGTTCGGCGACAGCTTGCTTCCTTGCTTAATCGTTTAGGTCGCCGGCAAGAGGCTATCGAACATCTTCGCGTTCTTTGCCGGCTTGGAGACATCACGCAGACTGAATTGGCGTCGATGCTCTCGCGGCAGGATGCGTCAATCACTGCGGGTGCCCAAACCGGGAAGAGCCTTCAAGCTCAGGATGCTTCCGATTGGTTTGGCTCCGCAGCCATCGCTCGCGACCTGATTAGCCGAGGGGATCCAACGGCAGCTTTGCAAGTGTTGCGGCAAGCTTGTTCGTTGGAGCCTCAAGCGAGGGCGGAAAGTCATTCGCGAGGGAATCGACTGAACCCCACAGTGTCACCCGCGGCGGTGGCTCTGCTTGGCCGAGTCGCTGTCGATCTCGGTGATGACGACTCTTTGAACCACTGGGCAAAATTGGTGGACTCCGATCAGCGATCGCAAGCTGACCACTGGTATGCGCTGGGCGTTTTAGCGATCCGTGATGGCTTCCCTCCAGAAACCTCGGCGGGCTTTTTGATTGAGGCCGTATGGCAGGATCCGACAGACTGGGTTGCCTACGGACTGCTAGAAAACTTGATGAATCAACTGGGCAATGAACAAGCCGAACGCAGCTTTCATCATTGCGTTCTGATGATCAAGCGTTCGATCATTGCTGCGAATCAGATTTCAGAAGTGCCGGCGGATTCAGAGGATGTTTTTGAGCGACTCGCTCTGTCGTTAGAGCAGCTCCAGCGTCCGCTTGAGGCCAACGCTTGGCGGACGCTAGCCGCCTACCATCTTAGCGATAAACGGAAATCGCTTGAGCAACTTCAGAAGAGGTATCTCGAACTTGCAGGTTCAAAAGCGGCGTTCGCTTCAAGCGATTTTGTGCTGGGGTCTCTTAAACGTGATCCCAATATCCAACAGCACCGAGGGGATCTCCTGAAGACTTTGCGGACGTCACGGTCGCAACTAGATTCAGTCAAGTCTGCATTTGGCCAACCGATCCAAGACAATGCGACTCGACAATCAGATAGCCCCGATGTTGCACTTCGCTGGCATCGCGCGGCGAAGTCATCTGGCATCGATTTCCGGTATCACAACGCGGCGCAGCCAAAGATGCAGGACTTCCAGATTTACGAGCAGTTTGGAGGGGGTGTGGCTGCCTTGGACTACGATCGAAACGGTGCGATCGATTTCTATTTCGCTCAAAGTGCGGGCACGCCTCTGCAAAACAACGGAGGTCTTCCCAATCGACTCTTTGCTCAACGCTCTCAGCAATATTCGGACGTGACCCTGTCCGCCGAAGTCGATGATCGTGGCTATGGATTGGGTGTGGCTGTTGGCGATTTGAACCAAGATGGCTTCGATGATTTGATCGTTTGTAATTTTGGTCCCAATACAGTGTTAATCAATCAAGGGGATGGCACGTTTCAAAAAGTGTCTCTCGGGGACCGTTGGGACGCCGAGTCGTGGACGTGCTCCATCGCGGTAGCGGACATTGACGGCGATCAGTTGCCTGACGTGGTGGAGGTCAATTATCTCGATGATCCAAATGTTTTTGAGGTGCCAGCGCTGGATTCTGGTGGCAGGTATCTCACGTTTCTAGGGCCGGAGTCTTATCGTCCGGCGATTGATCGGATCCTCTACCAGCAATTCGATCAAACATGGGTCGCTGAGGAATTAACCGGGGCGGAGGATGCCGAACCAGGGCTTGGCGTGGTCGTTGCTGATTTTGATGGCGAACCGGGGAACGAAATTTTTGTCGCCAACGACATGCGTCCCAATCAATTTTGGCAACGTGAAAAAGAAGAGATGGTCGACGTCGCCAAATTGCAGGGTTGCGCTTATTCAGGTCGCGGCGGCAGCAGCGCCTCGATGGGAATCGCGTCGGGGGATTTTGATGGAAACGGAAAGCTCGATCTACACGTCACCAATTTTTACAACGAGCCTGTCCATCTTTATCTACAACAGGAAAACCATTCGTTTGTGGACGCGGTCGTTCCTGCGAACTTGGAAACCGAGTCGACGCCTGTGTTGGGGTTTGGAACCGCTGCGATTGACTTTGAGAACGATGGGGATCTGGACCTGGCAGTCGTCAACGGGCACATCGAAGACCTGCGGTTCCGCAACGCGCCCTTTAAAATGAAGTCGCAACTTTTTTCGCAGCGTGATAGACGATTTGAGCAGCGGGGTGTGTCGGATAGCGATGAGGGCGAAGATTACTTCTCAACACCGGTACTCGGTCGCGGACTGATCCGGACGGACTGGAATCGAGATGGACGAGTGGATTTGTTGGCCACGCACTTGGATTGTCCGGCCGAATTACTTGAAAACCAAACCCAGTCCAGTGGCAATTGGTTGCAGCTGCAATTGGTTGGCGTTGATTGTGAGCGGAATGCCATTGGCGCCTCCGTCACCGTCCAAACGGAACTGGGCAAGAAAGTGGAGTGGCTGGAATCGGGATGCGGCTATAGTTGTAGCGATGAACGAGTCTTGTTCTTCGGTTTAGGAGACTCCAGGTCGATTCAGGCTGTGTCGGTCCGGTGGCCCGATGGCAGCGTTCAAGAACTCGCCGCTTGCCCGCTGAACCAACGTGCGCTGCTAGTGCAAGGTCAGTCCGTTTTTGTTGTCGACTGA
- a CDS encoding EF-hand domain-containing protein, with protein sequence MKRIFLFLASVALVVPSIGGTVHADDDNQNSVPPKQGWEAGEGRRGEGMRRERFRGDATRGRDGENRRPDGAASGAALNLDPAKIAERMMQSFDKDGDQKLDQTELTAMLTSLRERRGGREGGAGLGNARDGAAQRQTGRMQRGQGDAQRGNREFKSRRPKGDTEDAQPGGEVPQRPDEV encoded by the coding sequence ATGAAGCGAATCTTTCTATTTTTAGCCAGTGTGGCTTTGGTGGTCCCGAGCATTGGCGGGACAGTCCATGCGGATGATGACAACCAGAATTCAGTGCCACCTAAACAAGGTTGGGAGGCTGGGGAAGGAAGACGCGGCGAAGGGATGCGTAGGGAGAGGTTTCGAGGCGACGCCACGCGGGGGCGGGATGGCGAGAATCGGCGTCCAGATGGTGCAGCTTCGGGAGCGGCATTGAATTTGGATCCCGCCAAGATCGCCGAACGGATGATGCAGAGCTTCGACAAGGATGGGGATCAAAAGCTGGATCAGACGGAACTGACGGCCATGCTAACTTCGTTGCGAGAGCGTCGCGGAGGCCGCGAGGGTGGCGCGGGCCTGGGGAATGCTCGCGACGGTGCCGCACAGCGACAAACAGGGCGGATGCAGCGTGGCCAAGGTGACGCTCAGCGTGGCAATCGCGAGTTCAAGTCACGGCGACCTAAGGGAGATACTGAAGATGCTCAGCCCGGTGGTGAAGTCCCCCAACGTCCCGACGAAGTTTAG
- a CDS encoding PSD1 and planctomycete cytochrome C domain-containing protein, whose translation MLFHRLLFTFAVLLFSVNALADEALTPDELKFFETRIRPVLIRECYGCHSNQSGNVRGGLRLDTKELTAIGGSSGPAIVPGDLEESWLYNAIIHEDFVMPPKRKLPQNVIDDFKQWIEMGAPDPRVNQVVEIQATISDEDIQSAQESFWAYQPPVKPTPPTVENASWPRTDIDRFVLARLEESSLEPAGDADSLKVLRRLCFDLTGLPPSPEQIEYFSSKWKLNPEAAIAFVVDRLLEKEQFGERWGRHWLDVVRFAESTGREVNVTFPHAWRYRDYVIDAFNNDKPFNELVQEQIAGDLLPAPTDEEWTEHLIATTFLAMGPKNVNEQNRVQFQADLVDEQIDVTTRVFMGMSVACARCHDHKFDAIPQVDYYALAGVFSNTETYFGNPPSEYGSFATAQAKRTSSLIRLPIEDPNPFDKKYSASELSSLKEQIEGKMRELVETRRNVTSGKNAGGDAGNALRQRLRIQNELNELSAKLSVVDDQGRPRSYCMGVQERGSPTNARLLVRGEIDQPAQTVTRGFPQVLCSTPVSISPKKGGRLELARWIGSDENPLTARVMVNRVWQYMIGQGLVTSTENFGVTGQPPSHPELLDYLASGFVESGWSVKSLVRDIATSRSYRMKSTFNVDYHEFDPDNALLWRANPRRLDAEAIRDAMLAVSGQLDLERPRASVVAEAGYTRVRDGALGNPREIAQRTLESMRQAGPAMGGSRTGGGNSGGGMDSGNPRRRSFGQNQAGGLSQRGRRGNSRQANAVTLRELLSKSQNQLDMEDANFRSVYLPIVRDEVPRSLDVFDFADASTVSGTRESSQTANQSLYMMNNPFVIRVSDAFADRVVGEHKRLPDQVAYAFELAYGRSPTSSERQASFRFLKSVGGGREPSANSKTFSAFCQSLFASAEFRFVD comes from the coding sequence ATGCTATTCCATCGATTGCTATTCACGTTTGCGGTGTTGTTGTTTTCAGTCAATGCGTTGGCTGACGAGGCACTGACGCCGGATGAGTTGAAGTTCTTTGAAACCAGAATTCGTCCGGTTTTAATCCGTGAATGTTACGGATGTCACAGCAACCAGTCTGGCAATGTCCGGGGTGGATTGCGTTTGGACACGAAAGAGCTGACCGCGATTGGCGGAAGCAGTGGGCCTGCTATTGTGCCTGGCGATTTGGAAGAAAGTTGGTTGTACAACGCGATCATCCACGAAGACTTTGTGATGCCGCCAAAGCGGAAGTTGCCGCAGAACGTCATCGACGACTTCAAGCAGTGGATTGAGATGGGGGCTCCGGACCCGCGAGTCAATCAAGTTGTCGAGATCCAGGCGACGATTAGTGACGAAGACATTCAGTCAGCCCAAGAATCATTTTGGGCCTATCAGCCACCGGTCAAGCCTACGCCACCGACTGTCGAAAATGCCTCTTGGCCGCGGACGGATATCGATCGGTTCGTGCTGGCACGTCTCGAGGAGTCGTCGCTTGAGCCTGCTGGTGACGCGGACTCGCTGAAGGTCCTCCGCCGACTCTGTTTCGATTTGACTGGGTTGCCGCCTAGCCCGGAACAGATTGAGTATTTTTCGTCGAAGTGGAAGCTGAACCCGGAAGCCGCCATCGCATTCGTGGTTGATCGCCTACTCGAAAAAGAACAGTTTGGCGAACGTTGGGGCCGGCATTGGCTAGACGTCGTTCGCTTCGCTGAGTCAACGGGGAGGGAGGTCAACGTCACGTTCCCGCATGCTTGGCGGTATCGCGATTATGTGATCGACGCATTCAATAACGACAAGCCGTTTAACGAACTGGTCCAGGAACAGATCGCCGGTGACCTGTTGCCTGCGCCCACGGATGAAGAGTGGACGGAGCATTTGATTGCGACCACGTTCTTGGCGATGGGACCCAAAAATGTCAACGAACAGAACCGAGTTCAGTTCCAAGCTGATTTGGTTGATGAGCAGATTGATGTGACCACGCGAGTTTTCATGGGGATGTCGGTGGCTTGTGCTCGTTGTCATGACCATAAGTTTGACGCCATTCCGCAAGTTGATTACTACGCTTTAGCGGGCGTGTTTTCCAACACTGAAACCTACTTCGGTAACCCGCCATCGGAGTACGGCAGTTTTGCAACGGCTCAAGCGAAACGAACAAGTAGTTTGATTCGATTGCCGATTGAGGACCCGAACCCTTTCGACAAGAAGTATTCCGCTTCCGAACTGTCGAGCCTTAAGGAGCAGATCGAAGGCAAGATGCGTGAGTTGGTTGAAACTCGTCGTAACGTGACCTCGGGTAAGAATGCAGGTGGCGATGCGGGGAATGCACTCCGGCAACGCTTGCGAATACAGAATGAGCTGAATGAGCTGTCGGCGAAGTTGTCGGTCGTTGACGATCAAGGTCGTCCTCGCAGTTATTGCATGGGGGTGCAGGAACGCGGCAGCCCAACCAACGCACGCTTGTTGGTGCGGGGTGAAATCGATCAGCCTGCTCAAACGGTGACGCGAGGTTTTCCACAGGTGCTATGTAGCACGCCTGTTTCGATCAGTCCTAAAAAAGGTGGTCGGTTGGAGTTGGCTCGTTGGATTGGCAGTGACGAAAATCCGTTGACTGCTCGTGTGATGGTCAATCGCGTTTGGCAATACATGATCGGCCAAGGTTTGGTGACATCGACGGAAAATTTTGGAGTCACGGGGCAACCGCCCAGTCACCCGGAATTGCTCGATTACTTGGCAAGTGGATTTGTCGAATCGGGTTGGTCGGTGAAGTCATTGGTGCGGGACATTGCAACGTCCAGAAGTTATCGCATGAAGTCGACATTCAACGTGGACTATCACGAGTTCGATCCCGACAACGCTCTGTTGTGGCGAGCGAATCCTCGACGGCTCGATGCGGAAGCGATTCGGGATGCGATGTTGGCCGTTAGCGGTCAGTTGGATTTAGAGCGGCCGCGAGCGAGTGTGGTGGCGGAGGCTGGGTACACCCGCGTTCGTGATGGTGCCCTCGGCAATCCACGCGAGATTGCTCAACGAACGTTAGAGTCCATGCGGCAAGCAGGCCCGGCTATGGGTGGGAGCAGGACGGGTGGCGGAAACTCGGGTGGTGGTATGGATAGCGGAAACCCCCGGCGACGCTCGTTCGGCCAAAACCAAGCGGGAGGCCTGTCCCAGCGGGGGCGTCGTGGGAATTCACGTCAGGCGAATGCGGTGACGCTGCGAGAGTTGCTAAGCAAATCGCAGAACCAGCTTGATATGGAAGATGCCAATTTCCGCAGCGTCTATTTGCCAATTGTTCGAGATGAGGTTCCTAGGTCTTTGGATGTGTTTGACTTCGCTGACGCCTCGACGGTTTCAGGGACGCGAGAGTCATCGCAAACCGCCAACCAGTCGCTGTACATGATGAACAACCCGTTTGTGATTCGGGTGAGTGACGCATTTGCCGATCGTGTGGTTGGGGAGCACAAGCGGTTGCCTGACCAGGTTGCTTATGCGTTTGAACTGGCTTACGGGCGTAGCCCTACGTCGAGCGAGCGGCAGGCATCGTTCCGCTTTTTGAAATCAGTGGGTGGTGGCCGTGAACCATCCGCGAACAGCAAAACGTTCTCTGCGTTTTGCCAAAGCCTTTTCGCTTCTGCCGAATTCCGATTTGTGGACTGA
- a CDS encoding sigma-70 family RNA polymerase sigma factor produces the protein MTLPAEVTSPGGTTPGGTTPGGTTPGGTTPGDTSLRDEMPSDTSHVATSSPLSTADWVEHYGDSLYRYAMSRLRDANAAEEVVQQTFVAGLEHQAQYTGKGSQQGWLMGILKRKIIDFVRQQTRLAPSESFETAAPPDTFFDQDGNWNKNLRDTLLRPLDSVDKEEFWPIFQGCMNSLPQRQAGAFSLREIDGLGSPEICKQLQVSPSNLWVLLHRARLRLATCIKMRWLQESD, from the coding sequence TTGACATTGCCTGCCGAAGTCACATCACCGGGAGGCACCACACCGGGAGGCACCACACCGGGAGGCACCACACCGGGAGGCACCACACCGGGAGACACATCGCTGAGGGACGAAATGCCGAGCGACACATCGCACGTTGCGACTTCTTCCCCGCTCAGTACCGCGGACTGGGTCGAGCACTACGGCGACTCGCTATATCGCTATGCGATGTCGCGTCTGAGGGATGCCAATGCCGCCGAAGAAGTAGTGCAGCAAACATTCGTTGCTGGCCTGGAACACCAAGCCCAATACACCGGGAAGGGATCACAGCAGGGGTGGCTGATGGGGATCCTGAAACGAAAGATCATCGACTTCGTTCGGCAACAAACCAGATTGGCACCAAGCGAATCCTTCGAGACGGCAGCACCGCCGGACACTTTCTTTGACCAAGACGGAAACTGGAATAAGAACCTCCGCGACACGCTCTTGAGACCCCTCGATTCAGTCGACAAAGAAGAATTCTGGCCGATCTTTCAAGGCTGCATGAATTCACTTCCCCAGCGACAAGCGGGCGCGTTCTCCCTACGAGAAATAGACGGGCTTGGATCTCCAGAAATTTGCAAGCAACTTCAAGTGAGCCCGTCTAACCTGTGGGTGCTTCTTCACCGCGCACGGCTGCGGCTGGCAACTTGCATCAAGATGCGTTGGTTGCAGGAATCGGACTGA
- a CDS encoding cytochrome c3 family protein, which produces MLDSLHRFVHDGGMLALLGVSVWVGCARQEQSSQSTSNSNMLKGAAWQWSDELIQVSSTASNRNAWKELLNDSGSKVQRKPAGSIGSNACRECHPGQYDRFQESAHGRSARDAIVTERIRHDHWTHEPSGRLYEVGGDQEEIWHRETIPGKHSKVFAVQQAKMDLELGSGTHALTCLFRDGEFLCESPVTWYRQTEDWGLSPGYDPAKIPTFSRAVTTSCVFCHVGSIDVVNDNPNQFAIREVTISCERCHGSGAAHVDFHNRGDMPNADAGRDMRTEIGVTSSDPIVHPAKLSRERSEAVCSQCHLQGEVLATAPGQDLWDFVPGELLSTNRTDFQTPHDDNTLRLVGHTEQLHASVCYQQSATLTCITCHNPHQHFEGAATIDAYRQVCVSCHQDDACGIEIQKRVSVNQNDCSKCHMPLRPTNVTHAALHDHTIGVHAESYRLAELTPPKQQERPKQKQVVSNSSFLYPLVNEASVADAEMERRLALVTHNLFFNERHLQQITADMPRAQKVLLGLHRSGNSGAAVDVALAQDYLDADLLEPARQLATAVDQSEKLFSDAKINATHILAQIAFRQQRNAVALKKFETLTHNRRVSGDHYLLAICLINAGQVDAAVASLENALRIDPTLWVAHEQLAVLFQHLDKPARSRAHRKAMVEIKSQALSIP; this is translated from the coding sequence TTGCTCGATTCACTTCATCGATTCGTTCACGACGGCGGAATGCTGGCTTTGCTTGGTGTGTCCGTTTGGGTTGGTTGTGCGCGGCAGGAGCAATCTTCCCAGTCGACTTCCAATTCAAACATGTTGAAGGGGGCCGCATGGCAATGGTCCGATGAATTGATCCAGGTCAGTTCCACCGCATCCAATCGTAATGCTTGGAAGGAACTCTTGAATGATTCGGGATCCAAGGTTCAGCGTAAGCCCGCGGGCTCGATCGGCTCCAACGCTTGTAGGGAATGTCACCCCGGCCAGTACGACCGTTTCCAGGAGTCAGCCCATGGCCGGTCCGCGCGTGATGCGATTGTGACGGAGCGGATTCGCCATGATCACTGGACGCACGAGCCGTCGGGGCGACTGTATGAAGTCGGAGGGGATCAGGAAGAAATTTGGCACCGAGAAACGATTCCAGGGAAACATAGCAAAGTCTTTGCCGTGCAACAGGCAAAGATGGACCTTGAGCTTGGGTCGGGTACCCATGCGTTGACATGCTTGTTTCGAGATGGCGAGTTCCTGTGTGAGTCCCCGGTTACTTGGTATCGCCAGACCGAAGACTGGGGGCTGTCGCCAGGTTACGACCCTGCGAAGATTCCGACCTTTAGTCGCGCTGTTACGACCAGTTGCGTTTTTTGCCATGTCGGAAGTATCGATGTTGTTAACGACAACCCAAACCAGTTTGCGATCCGCGAAGTCACGATTAGTTGTGAACGTTGCCACGGATCTGGTGCTGCACACGTCGATTTTCACAATCGTGGCGATATGCCGAATGCGGATGCTGGGCGCGACATGCGAACGGAAATTGGAGTGACGTCGTCTGATCCAATCGTGCACCCGGCGAAGTTAAGTCGAGAACGAAGTGAGGCGGTTTGTTCCCAGTGCCATCTTCAGGGCGAGGTTCTGGCGACAGCCCCTGGCCAGGATCTATGGGACTTTGTCCCTGGTGAATTGCTCTCGACGAATCGCACCGATTTCCAAACTCCGCATGATGACAATACGCTTCGGCTGGTGGGGCACACCGAGCAATTGCATGCCAGTGTTTGTTACCAGCAGTCTGCAACTTTGACCTGCATCACCTGTCATAATCCGCATCAGCACTTTGAAGGGGCAGCGACGATAGATGCTTATCGTCAGGTTTGCGTGTCATGTCATCAGGATGACGCGTGCGGGATTGAAATTCAAAAACGCGTTTCTGTGAATCAGAATGATTGTTCGAAATGCCACATGCCCCTTCGGCCGACGAATGTTACCCACGCCGCTCTGCACGATCATACGATTGGAGTTCACGCCGAATCCTATCGGTTGGCTGAGCTGACGCCTCCCAAGCAACAGGAGAGACCGAAGCAAAAACAAGTCGTTTCAAATTCCTCTTTCCTTTATCCATTGGTGAATGAGGCGTCTGTTGCGGACGCGGAGATGGAACGGCGTTTAGCATTGGTGACCCACAACTTGTTTTTCAACGAACGCCATTTGCAGCAGATCACTGCAGACATGCCACGCGCTCAAAAGGTTCTATTGGGACTTCATCGCAGTGGAAATTCGGGGGCGGCAGTGGATGTGGCGCTCGCTCAGGACTATCTCGATGCGGACTTACTCGAGCCAGCGAGGCAATTGGCAACGGCAGTTGATCAGTCCGAGAAACTGTTTTCCGATGCCAAGATCAATGCCACGCATATCCTGGCACAGATTGCATTTCGCCAGCAACGCAATGCGGTCGCACTGAAAAAGTTCGAAACGTTAACGCACAACCGCCGCGTGTCCGGTGATCATTATCTCTTAGCGATCTGCCTGATCAATGCGGGGCAAGTCGATGCAGCGGTGGCATCACTCGAAAACGCACTTCGGATCGACCCGACGCTTTGGGTCGCTCATGAACAACTCGCCGTGCTATTTCAGCATCTCGATAAGCCCGCGAGATCGAGAGCTCATCGGAAGGCCATGGTCGAAATCAAATCGCAGGCACTGTCGATCCCATAG